A stretch of Longimicrobiaceae bacterium DNA encodes these proteins:
- a CDS encoding YggT family protein, translating into MGWLVLYNVLEVLKWLIIARALMSWFVDPRSANPLVAWIRNVTDAILRPISAVVPSAGGMDLSPLVAIFLIYFAQQAIATAPVGY; encoded by the coding sequence GTGGGATGGCTGGTCCTGTACAACGTGCTGGAAGTGCTGAAGTGGCTCATCATCGCGCGGGCGCTGATGTCGTGGTTCGTGGACCCGCGCTCCGCCAACCCGCTGGTGGCGTGGATCCGCAACGTGACCGACGCCATCCTGCGCCCGATCTCGGCGGTGGTCCCCAGCGCCGGGGGGATGGACCTGTCGCCGCTGGTGGCGATCTTCCTGATCTACTTCGCGCAGCAGGCGATCGCGACCGCGCCCGTGGGATACTGA